Proteins found in one Mucilaginibacter gracilis genomic segment:
- a CDS encoding TonB-dependent receptor domain-containing protein, translated as MKIKYLILYSILFFASVNAFAQSNNGSVSGKLTDPITGEMIDFAGVAILNQGTEDIVKSGTSNNGGAFKFTNLPYGKFSVRITYIGYEKQTIDDIEINAEHTEIHLGIIKLKKSGNAMAEVTVSEKKRIVEFGADQINYNVSQSLQSEGATATDILKNVPMVSVDIDGNATISGKRNTRIFIDGKPSDYMTSNITDLLNVLPSDAIEKIEVMTNPPAKYSADGEGIINIVLKKGYKLGLNGTLSLSAGTLGNYNVNTYASYKGKTFSLSSSYAFGKSESNTYSSSLSQNFLADTNYYRNQYGNRSGLNYGHNIREGVNWDIDTTQNLRVTANLNINRSTGASGSDYLYFDENNLETKMRNQGNSNQNQSTNYSFDADYTWKRTNGDQLEASATYSANTSANNRFAQTLYLDANDNPLPGSLPLNQLYDVDGRNKAFQFKIDYDKPLGEAKRSTFNFGASANLRTNNNNQDVQGFNFTNQVYLRDTALTNNFVYNEHIYSSYASLTLKTENKWQFRIGGRSEFTDVNFSVSALPAPYNIKPYISFFPNLSASKNYESYSFGVSYSGRIGRPNIYSLNPQVITNTSNPNISFGNPGLSPSYTQQLDLSFSVFGHDWAFYPRIGFANTTHIIERITTPIANGAYQTTYDNLGSSSYNTINLYGNYRINKKINLNGGGTLGHMVYQSSNTNSTLNRNGFTFQGKAGVQADLPAKTAFESNFNYYTNTSAQGRNKGSLTSSFAMRKSLYKNKFRVRLMITNPLGQSSSTTLTQSDTFNKQDYYTVNTRNYSMSVSYNFTKVGNKKPLKGI; from the coding sequence TTGAAAATTAAGTACTTAATTCTGTATTCTATTTTGTTTTTTGCATCTGTAAATGCCTTTGCACAAAGCAATAACGGCAGTGTGTCGGGTAAACTAACCGACCCAATTACTGGCGAAATGATAGATTTTGCAGGCGTTGCCATTTTAAACCAGGGCACCGAGGATATTGTAAAAAGCGGCACCAGCAATAATGGCGGTGCTTTTAAATTCACCAACCTGCCCTATGGTAAATTTAGCGTGAGAATAACCTACATAGGCTACGAAAAACAAACCATTGACGACATTGAAATAAATGCCGAACATACCGAAATACATTTAGGCATTATTAAGCTCAAAAAGAGTGGCAACGCGATGGCCGAAGTTACCGTTAGCGAAAAAAAACGTATTGTTGAGTTTGGTGCCGACCAAATTAATTACAACGTTAGCCAAAGCTTACAATCTGAAGGGGCAACGGCTACCGACATATTAAAAAACGTGCCGATGGTGAGCGTGGATATTGATGGCAATGCCACCATATCGGGCAAGCGCAATACCCGGATATTTATCGACGGGAAGCCGTCGGATTATATGACGTCAAACATTACCGATCTGCTTAATGTTTTGCCTTCCGATGCGATCGAAAAAATTGAGGTAATGACCAACCCACCAGCCAAGTACTCCGCCGATGGCGAAGGTATTATCAACATAGTGCTTAAAAAAGGTTACAAATTAGGCTTAAACGGCACCCTGTCGTTAAGCGCAGGTACGCTGGGCAACTACAATGTAAATACTTATGCATCGTACAAAGGCAAAACTTTCTCGCTTTCTTCCAGCTATGCTTTTGGGAAAAGTGAAAGCAATACTTACAGTTCGTCGTTAAGTCAAAATTTCTTAGCCGATACTAACTACTACCGTAATCAGTACGGCAACCGCAGCGGGCTAAACTACGGGCACAACATCCGCGAAGGCGTTAACTGGGATATAGATACTACTCAAAATTTACGGGTTACGGCCAATTTGAATATCAACAGATCCACCGGCGCGTCGGGCAGCGATTATTTGTATTTTGATGAAAATAATTTAGAAACCAAAATGCGTAATCAGGGTAACAGCAATCAAAACCAATCAACCAACTATTCCTTTGATGCCGATTATACCTGGAAACGTACCAATGGCGATCAGTTAGAAGCCAGTGCAACCTATAGTGCCAACACATCAGCCAATAACCGCTTTGCCCAAACTTTGTATCTGGATGCTAACGACAACCCATTACCGGGCTCATTGCCGCTTAACCAGCTTTATGATGTTGATGGCCGCAACAAGGCTTTCCAGTTTAAAATTGATTATGATAAGCCACTCGGCGAAGCCAAAAGAAGCACCTTTAATTTTGGCGCATCGGCAAACCTGCGTACCAATAATAACAACCAAGATGTACAGGGTTTTAACTTCACCAACCAGGTTTACCTGCGCGATACTGCCCTTACCAACAATTTTGTTTACAACGAACATATATACTCTAGCTACGCCAGTTTAACCCTAAAAACCGAGAACAAATGGCAGTTCCGGATAGGTGGCCGCAGCGAATTTACCGACGTTAACTTTAGCGTTTCGGCTTTGCCTGCACCTTATAACATAAAGCCTTACATCAGTTTTTTTCCAAATCTATCAGCAAGTAAAAACTACGAAAGTTATAGCTTTGGGGTAAGCTATAGCGGGCGTATTGGCAGGCCCAATATTTATTCGTTAAACCCGCAGGTTATTACCAATACCAGTAACCCCAATATATCCTTCGGTAACCCCGGTCTGTCGCCTTCGTACACCCAACAGCTCGATCTGAGCTTTAGCGTTTTTGGCCACGACTGGGCTTTTTACCCCCGAATAGGTTTTGCAAACACCACACACATTATTGAGCGCATTACAACGCCAATAGCCAACGGTGCCTACCAAACCACTTACGATAATTTGGGTTCAAGCAGCTATAATACCATTAACCTGTATGGTAATTACCGCATCAACAAAAAAATAAACCTTAACGGCGGCGGCACATTGGGCCACATGGTTTACCAAAGCAGCAATACAAACAGCACCCTAAACCGCAACGGCTTTACGTTTCAGGGTAAGGCAGGTGTACAGGCAGATTTACCTGCCAAAACAGCATTCGAGAGCAACTTTAATTACTACACTAATACATCGGCCCAGGGCCGCAATAAAGGCTCGCTCACGTCAAGCTTTGCCATGCGCAAATCGCTCTACAAAAATAAATTTCGGGTACGGTTAATGATAACCAACCCGCTTGGTCAAAGCAGCAGCACAACCCTAACCCAGAGCGACACCTTTAACAAGCAAGATTATTATACCGTTAACACCCGCAACTACAGCATGTCCGTTAGTTATAACTTCACTAAAGTTGGCAATAAAAAGCCGCTAAAGGGTATTTAA